In the genome of Thiomicrospira aerophila AL3, one region contains:
- the metE gene encoding 5-methyltetrahydropteroyltriglutamate--homocysteine S-methyltransferase, which translates to MTIKTHNLGYPRIGDFRELKFALEAYWKGDKTQAELDAVAAEIRYQNIQTQIAAGIELIPLNDFAYYDQVLNMSTLLGVIPKRFRQENYELDVAFRMARGRAPSDDQACCAGHGHQANPSKAGYAGAMKKWFDTNYHYIVPELYDDTEFAITDTRLFAEVAEALALKGDGQNIDFKPVLVGPVTYLYLAENVGHAIPKLSRLPALLKIYQQILQKLAEQGIHWVQIDEPILGLELSAEWQQAFDFAYAELSQTPVKILLASYFETLGAHLDLVCNLPVAGLHYDGLRGEKQLNALIAQYPADKVLSLGLVDGRNIWKTDLNAALASLQAAKDKFADHLWIAPSCSLLHVPLNLEVEDKLNPELKSYLAFAKQKLAEVKLIADALNGQADQAALQANAKLMADKQQSELIHNAQVQARLAQLANLPLDRAAPYSERARLQKAKFNLPLFPTTTIGSFPQTAEIRQARRQFKNGTLTEAQYIAAMQAEIRDVCERQERIGIDVLVHGEPERNDMVEYFGEQLDGYAFTQFGWVQSYGSRCVKPPIIFGDVSRPQAMTVSWSQYAQSQTDQIMKGMLTGAVTMLQWSFVRNDQPRETTCNQIALALRDEVLDLEVAGIHMIQIDEAALREGLPLKKSDWADYLRWAVNSFRVTTSGVQNDTQIHTHMCYSEFNDIIEAVAAMDADVITIETSKSNMKLLDAFVDFAYPNEIGPGVYDIHSPNIPTVEQMVRLTEKAAQLIPAERLWVNPDCGLKTRGWAETEPALANMVKAAQQLRAQFVDKQKTA; encoded by the coding sequence ATGACGATTAAAACGCATAACCTCGGTTATCCGCGCATTGGCGATTTTCGTGAATTGAAATTTGCGCTGGAGGCCTATTGGAAGGGCGATAAAACCCAAGCCGAACTCGATGCGGTGGCGGCGGAGATTCGCTATCAAAACATTCAAACGCAAATCGCCGCGGGCATTGAGCTGATTCCACTGAATGACTTTGCCTATTACGACCAAGTATTAAATATGAGCACTTTGCTGGGCGTGATTCCCAAGCGTTTCCGTCAGGAAAATTATGAGTTGGATGTGGCGTTTCGGATGGCGCGGGGGCGTGCGCCGTCCGACGACCAGGCCTGCTGTGCCGGGCACGGGCATCAAGCCAATCCATCTAAAGCGGGTTATGCGGGGGCGATGAAAAAATGGTTTGATACCAATTACCATTACATTGTGCCGGAGCTGTATGACGACACTGAATTTGCGATTACCGATACGCGCTTGTTTGCGGAAGTGGCGGAAGCTTTAGCACTCAAGGGCGATGGGCAGAATATTGACTTTAAACCGGTGTTGGTCGGGCCGGTGACTTATTTGTATTTGGCGGAAAATGTCGGCCATGCGATTCCTAAGCTGAGTCGTTTGCCAGCGTTACTAAAAATCTATCAACAAATTCTGCAAAAACTGGCCGAGCAGGGGATTCACTGGGTGCAAATTGATGAGCCGATTTTGGGCTTGGAACTGAGCGCAGAATGGCAGCAGGCGTTTGATTTCGCTTATGCTGAATTGAGCCAAACGCCGGTGAAAATTCTGTTGGCGAGCTATTTTGAAACCTTGGGCGCGCACTTGGATTTAGTGTGCAATCTACCGGTAGCAGGCCTGCATTATGATGGCTTGCGCGGCGAAAAGCAGTTAAATGCGCTGATTGCGCAGTATCCGGCGGATAAGGTGTTGTCGCTTGGTTTGGTTGATGGTCGTAATATTTGGAAAACCGATTTGAATGCGGCGCTTGCCAGCCTGCAAGCCGCCAAAGATAAGTTTGCTGATCATTTGTGGATTGCGCCGAGCTGTTCGTTATTGCATGTGCCGCTGAATCTGGAGGTGGAGGATAAACTCAATCCTGAACTGAAAAGCTATCTGGCGTTTGCCAAACAAAAACTCGCCGAGGTAAAGCTGATTGCCGATGCGCTAAACGGTCAAGCTGATCAAGCTGCGTTGCAAGCGAACGCCAAGCTGATGGCAGACAAACAGCAATCTGAGCTGATTCATAATGCGCAGGTGCAAGCGCGTTTGGCGCAGTTGGCTAACTTACCGCTTGATCGTGCTGCGCCTTACAGCGAGCGCGCGCGACTGCAAAAAGCTAAGTTTAATTTGCCGCTGTTCCCGACCACCACCATTGGCTCGTTTCCACAAACGGCTGAAATCCGTCAAGCACGTCGTCAGTTTAAAAACGGCACGCTGACCGAAGCGCAGTATATCGCGGCGATGCAAGCGGAGATTCGTGATGTCTGTGAACGTCAAGAACGCATTGGCATTGATGTCTTGGTGCATGGCGAACCTGAACGCAATGACATGGTGGAATACTTTGGTGAGCAGTTGGATGGCTATGCCTTTACTCAGTTCGGTTGGGTGCAGTCTTACGGTTCGCGTTGTGTGAAACCACCGATTATTTTTGGCGATGTGTCGCGTCCGCAAGCGATGACGGTGAGCTGGTCGCAGTATGCGCAAAGCCAAACTGATCAGATTATGAAAGGCATGTTGACCGGCGCGGTGACCATGTTGCAATGGTCGTTTGTGCGCAATGATCAGCCGCGTGAAACCACCTGTAACCAAATTGCTTTGGCTTTGCGTGATGAGGTGCTGGATTTGGAAGTCGCCGGTATTCATATGATTCAGATTGATGAAGCGGCCTTACGCGAAGGTTTGCCGTTGAAAAAGTCGGATTGGGCGGACTATTTACGCTGGGCGGTCAACAGTTTCCGCGTTACCACGTCTGGTGTGCAGAATGATACGCAGATTCATACCCACATGTGTTATTCGGAGTTTAATGACATTATCGAAGCGGTGGCAGCGATGGATGCCGATGTGATTACGATTGAAACCTCGAAATCCAATATGAAACTGCTGGATGCGTTTGTCGATTTTGCCTATCCGAATGAAATCGGCCCGGGGGTGTATGACATCCATTCGCCGAATATTCCGACGGTCGAGCAGATGGTGCGTTTGACTGAAAAAGCCGCCCAATTGATTCCGGCTGAACGGCTATGGGTCAACCCGGATTGCGGTTTAAAAACCCGCGGCTGGGCGGAAACCGAACCGGCACTGGCGAATATGGTCAAAGCCGCACAACAGCTTCGAGCGCAATTTGTCGACAAACAAAAAACGGCTTAA
- a CDS encoding caspase family protein, with the protein MRIALVVGINHYDHGGSLHGCVNDAHSVKAVLERHDGGAVNFDCRLLTGTGPDNKVKRGDLKDQIEQLFRTDADIALFYFAGHGHIETAGGYLLASDSSRGDEGVSLSEILTLANASPAKNKVIVLDSCHSGIAGTPPEAGQLATLSEGLTVLTASTKDQYATEENGRGVFTTLFVDALNGSAANLTGDITPGSVYAHIDQSLGAWEQRPVFKTNVRQFVSLRKSTPAIAIEDLRRITEFFPSPGAIFKLDPTFEPEMKGRDDGMPPPDPENNRKFAILQRYNRLNLLVPDDAPHMWNAAMESKGCRLTALGEHYRRLVAKNRL; encoded by the coding sequence ATGCGAATTGCCTTAGTTGTGGGCATCAATCATTACGATCATGGTGGATCGCTGCATGGATGCGTCAATGATGCCCACTCAGTCAAAGCTGTTTTGGAGCGTCATGATGGCGGAGCTGTAAACTTTGATTGCCGCTTGCTGACCGGAACCGGACCCGATAACAAAGTTAAGCGCGGAGATCTTAAAGATCAAATCGAGCAGCTTTTCAGAACTGATGCGGACATTGCATTGTTCTACTTCGCTGGGCATGGGCATATCGAAACTGCCGGCGGATATCTTTTGGCTTCTGACTCAAGCAGAGGTGACGAAGGAGTATCACTTTCCGAGATACTAACATTGGCCAACGCTTCACCAGCTAAAAACAAAGTGATCGTTCTTGATAGTTGTCATTCTGGAATCGCAGGTACTCCCCCAGAGGCTGGGCAGCTCGCAACTCTTTCTGAAGGTTTAACTGTGCTCACAGCATCCACCAAGGACCAATATGCTACAGAAGAGAATGGCAGAGGAGTTTTTACCACTCTTTTTGTGGATGCATTAAACGGTAGTGCGGCAAACCTAACAGGAGATATCACTCCTGGTAGCGTGTATGCGCACATTGATCAATCGCTAGGGGCTTGGGAGCAAAGGCCCGTATTCAAAACAAATGTCAGGCAGTTTGTGTCGCTTAGAAAATCCACGCCTGCCATCGCCATCGAGGACTTGCGCAGGATAACCGAGTTCTTCCCGTCTCCAGGAGCGATTTTCAAGCTTGATCCAACATTTGAGCCAGAAATGAAGGGTCGAGACGATGGTATGCCCCCGCCAGATCCAGAGAACAATCGGAAGTTTGCTATTTTGCAGAGATACAATCGCCTAAACCTCCTCGTTCCCGATGACGCTCCTCATATGTGGAATGCGGCAATGGAAAGTAAAGGCTGTAGGCTTACAGCTTTAGGAGAGCATTACAGGCGACTCGTCGCAAAGAATCGACTATAG
- a CDS encoding DUF6746 family protein, translating into MKKSLFIAGVLSLSMWSLGAQASDHSAQHFKGVPSETYEQAVANLAEYNPKLAAIVAKESLTPKDMADIHQLTYTLENAIERIKEHLEMTAETLEDVHQASEKAQYDIARDQGRIYLDASNLLIK; encoded by the coding sequence ATGAAAAAATCATTGTTTATAGCAGGTGTTTTAAGCTTAAGTATGTGGAGTCTAGGAGCGCAGGCGTCCGATCATAGTGCGCAACATTTTAAAGGCGTGCCTTCTGAAACCTACGAACAGGCGGTGGCGAATTTAGCTGAATATAACCCCAAGCTCGCCGCAATCGTTGCCAAGGAGTCCTTAACCCCAAAAGACATGGCGGACATTCATCAGTTGACCTATACGCTGGAAAATGCCATTGAACGGATTAAAGAACATTTGGAAATGACTGCCGAAACGCTTGAAGATGTGCATCAAGCCAGTGAAAAAGCGCAATACGATATTGCCCGCGATCAAGGCCGCATCTATTTAGACGCCTCTAATTTACTAATAAAATAA
- a CDS encoding BsuBI/PstI family type II restriction endonuclease, producing the protein MEFTEEQQIKLEQAKEILQQLGLPPAQYNDRSAWVFLALANVKPNERWAVATAPLLPTYVIMDFIRNHYGKDYKPNSRETIRRQTLHQFEQARIIDRNRDDPTRPTNSKDNNYSLNQPIIDILKAYPNGDWRQKIKVFKKAVPELQALYERSLQKHQIPITLPNGDVIKLSPGKHNQLHADIVHDFCSRFIGEGGRLLYIGDTASSRKEGGKLMYLESDYLEGLGVPPMSHDKLPDVVVYDEKREWLFLIEAVTSHGPVSPKRWIELEQAFKDCKVGLVYVTAFPDRAEFRKNAADIAWETEVWIADNPDHMIHFNGDRFLGPHEKSS; encoded by the coding sequence TTGGAATTCACAGAAGAACAACAAATCAAGCTTGAACAGGCAAAAGAGATACTTCAACAACTGGGGCTACCACCCGCACAATACAACGACCGCTCAGCATGGGTGTTTTTGGCACTTGCGAATGTAAAGCCTAATGAAAGGTGGGCGGTGGCTACCGCTCCATTGCTGCCAACGTATGTGATTATGGACTTCATCCGTAACCATTACGGCAAAGACTACAAACCCAATAGCCGCGAAACGATTAGAAGGCAAACCCTTCACCAGTTTGAACAGGCGCGAATCATTGACCGCAACCGCGACGATCCAACACGCCCCACCAATAGCAAAGACAATAATTACTCTTTGAATCAGCCAATCATCGACATATTGAAGGCTTACCCTAACGGTGATTGGAGGCAAAAAATTAAAGTATTCAAAAAAGCCGTTCCTGAGCTTCAAGCATTGTATGAGCGCAGTCTGCAAAAACACCAAATCCCAATCACGTTACCTAATGGCGATGTAATCAAGCTGTCACCCGGAAAACACAATCAGCTTCATGCAGACATTGTGCATGACTTTTGTTCGCGTTTTATTGGAGAGGGTGGGCGCCTTCTGTATATTGGAGACACCGCCAGTAGTCGCAAGGAAGGCGGAAAACTCATGTATTTGGAATCTGACTATTTGGAAGGCTTGGGTGTTCCACCTATGTCACACGACAAACTACCGGACGTTGTTGTGTACGATGAAAAGCGGGAATGGTTGTTCTTAATCGAAGCAGTTACCAGTCATGGGCCGGTATCACCTAAACGCTGGATTGAGCTTGAACAAGCTTTCAAAGATTGCAAAGTTGGTTTGGTTTACGTCACCGCCTTTCCAGACCGAGCAGAATTCCGAAAAAATGCGGCTGATATTGCCTGGGAAACTGAAGTCTGGATAGCAGACAATCCAGACCACATGATTCATTTCAATGGTGACCGTTTTCTGGGGCCGCATGAAAAAAGCAGCTAA
- a CDS encoding DUF6746 family protein has product MKRSLLAAGVLSLGLWNLEAQASDHGPQHFKGVPSETYEQAVANLAEYNPKLAAIVAKESLTPKDMADIHQLTYTLENAIERIKEHLEMTAETLEDVHQASEKAQYDIARDQGRIYLEQSRVFVK; this is encoded by the coding sequence ATGAAAAGATCATTGTTAGCAGCGGGGGTTTTAAGCTTAGGTTTGTGGAACCTCGAAGCGCAGGCTTCCGATCACGGTCCGCAACATTTTAAAGGTGTGCCTTCTGAAACCTATGAACAGGCGGTGGCGAATTTAGCTGAATATAACCCCAAATTGGCCGCAATCGTCGCCAAGGAATCCTTAACTCCAAAAGACATGGCGGATATTCATCAGTTGACCTATACGCTGGAAAATGCCATAGAACGGATTAAAGAACATTTGGAAATGACCGCCGAAACGCTTGAAGATGTGCATCAAGCCAGTGAAAAAGCGCAATACGATATTGCCCGCGATCAAGGCCGCATCTATCTTGAGCAATCTAGGGTTTTTGTAAAATAA
- a CDS encoding TIR domain-containing protein, translating to MASKKTIFVAFAIEDERQRDFLKGQSLNTKSPFEYIDMSVKEPYDTNWKDRVRTRIKRSDGVIALISKNSLTSSGQKWEIACAKEEGKKVLGIWAYTDDRTNVQGVLTVVWTWKAIEDFIDSL from the coding sequence ATGGCTAGTAAAAAAACCATATTTGTAGCTTTTGCTATTGAGGACGAGAGGCAACGCGACTTTCTTAAAGGTCAGTCTCTAAATACCAAGTCACCGTTTGAATACATAGACATGTCAGTCAAAGAACCATATGACACGAATTGGAAAGATAGGGTCCGAACAAGAATAAAAAGGTCGGATGGCGTCATAGCTTTGATAAGTAAGAACTCTCTGACCTCCAGCGGGCAAAAGTGGGAAATCGCATGTGCCAAGGAAGAAGGCAAGAAAGTCCTTGGAATTTGGGCCTATACAGATGACAGGACAAATGTCCAAGGCGTCCTAACCGTGGTATGGACGTGGAAAGCTATCGAAGATTTCATCGATAGCCTGTGA
- a CDS encoding TonB-dependent hemoglobin/transferrin/lactoferrin family receptor: MRIYSRKIDQAGLPKPKIKPLTLFIASLMAVYAGTAAADSTLEKITVTLGGIEQELYDTANTVTVIDQKALDKTQATGIKDLFRYQPGIAIKAQPMRAGAALGNTGRGGNEGINIRGLEGNQVTLLSDGVPIPATFSFGPMLVGRGDYLEPEGYKRVEILRGPSSSLYGSDGLAGAVSFQTKDPEDLLTLGNNQQITIRTGYDSANRGTFITPAVAFKNNDLAGLLLFTQRRYSELDNQGNQGGTGAARTRPNPQNNQSDYLLGKLRWQLNDQHQLQLTGESLHRQLKTNVKSGLGRTQMGLMSWDTTALTAKDTIERQMLKLDYSFEDFSQPLIQSARISAYHQSSTNRQFTEEKRTGSSPTFSDRTRNNRYEEDIKGVRAQFESNFGEQVHHRISYGADYSLNRITQMRDGTPRGTSFPTKDFPDSDYVQLGLFVQDEITLGRLSIIPGLRYDQFSLTPARSNDPIYPGVTPISLNDSALSKKLGLVFKQSPMLNYYVQYSEGFRAPTPTNVNSGFTNLTGASPYKTISNPDLKPETSQLYEIGLRGQNEQLSYQISLFHTDYKDFIELTQVGGAGTPADPTLNQSINRDRAEVQGIEADVSWRINNIWRIMAGFNYNEGRMIADGKRSDLATVEPSKLVLGARYKPGDYALELIASHAAARNNPDDELLSTHAYTTLDLLAEWDINKHWQLQGGVFNLTNEAYLHWSDVRNQPKTSSSNDAFTQPGRSLKVSLTTRF, encoded by the coding sequence GTGCGCATATATTCTAGAAAGATTGATCAAGCAGGCTTACCCAAACCAAAAATAAAGCCGTTAACATTATTTATAGCCAGTTTAATGGCTGTTTACGCGGGTACGGCTGCTGCCGATAGCACACTTGAAAAAATCACCGTTACACTTGGTGGCATTGAACAAGAACTCTATGACACCGCCAATACAGTGACCGTCATAGATCAAAAAGCACTTGATAAAACCCAAGCGACCGGGATAAAAGACCTATTCCGTTATCAACCAGGTATTGCGATTAAAGCACAACCCATGCGTGCTGGTGCGGCATTAGGCAACACAGGGCGTGGTGGGAATGAAGGCATTAACATTCGCGGTTTAGAAGGTAATCAAGTCACCCTATTATCGGATGGGGTGCCCATTCCTGCGACCTTTAGTTTCGGACCGATGCTGGTCGGACGCGGGGATTACCTAGAACCAGAGGGCTATAAACGCGTTGAAATCCTGCGCGGCCCCAGTTCAAGTTTATATGGCAGTGATGGTTTGGCTGGTGCCGTCAGCTTTCAAACCAAGGATCCTGAAGATCTGTTAACCCTTGGTAACAATCAACAAATCACCATTAGAACCGGCTATGATTCAGCGAACCGAGGGACCTTTATTACCCCCGCTGTTGCATTTAAAAACAATGATCTGGCCGGCCTACTGTTATTCACCCAAAGACGCTACAGCGAATTGGATAATCAAGGCAACCAAGGTGGAACGGGGGCAGCGCGGACACGTCCCAACCCGCAGAATAATCAATCAGATTATTTACTAGGCAAGTTACGTTGGCAGCTTAATGATCAACATCAGCTGCAACTCACCGGTGAATCACTCCATCGTCAACTCAAAACAAATGTTAAAAGTGGCTTAGGGCGCACCCAAATGGGGCTTATGTCCTGGGATACCACCGCACTTACCGCCAAAGATACCATCGAACGTCAAATGCTTAAGCTGGATTACAGCTTTGAAGATTTTTCACAACCTCTGATCCAATCAGCCAGAATCAGTGCCTACCATCAATCTTCTACTAATCGTCAATTTACCGAAGAAAAACGTACCGGGTCTTCGCCGACCTTTAGTGATAGAACACGTAACAATCGCTATGAAGAAGACATTAAAGGAGTAAGAGCACAATTTGAGTCAAACTTTGGTGAACAGGTTCATCACCGTATAAGTTATGGCGCTGACTATAGTTTAAACCGAATTACCCAAATGCGTGATGGTACACCCCGCGGCACCAGCTTTCCAACGAAAGACTTTCCTGATAGTGATTACGTCCAGCTTGGTTTATTTGTCCAAGATGAGATTACCCTAGGCCGGCTGAGCATCATACCAGGCCTACGCTACGATCAATTTAGCTTAACGCCAGCGCGAAGCAATGACCCAATTTACCCGGGGGTGACGCCAATCTCTCTAAACGATAGTGCGCTATCAAAAAAACTAGGATTGGTGTTCAAGCAATCGCCAATGCTAAATTACTACGTGCAATACTCGGAAGGCTTTCGCGCGCCCACACCAACCAATGTTAATAGTGGTTTTACCAACTTAACCGGTGCAAGTCCCTATAAAACCATCTCAAATCCTGACCTCAAGCCGGAAACTAGCCAACTCTATGAAATAGGCTTGCGAGGTCAGAATGAACAACTCAGCTATCAAATCAGCCTATTCCACACCGATTACAAAGACTTTATTGAATTAACCCAAGTCGGTGGCGCAGGGACGCCTGCTGATCCAACACTTAACCAAAGCATTAATCGTGATAGAGCTGAAGTACAAGGGATAGAGGCAGATGTCAGTTGGCGTATCAATAACATTTGGCGCATTATGGCCGGCTTTAATTACAATGAAGGACGCATGATAGCGGATGGTAAACGATCAGATCTTGCCACGGTTGAACCGAGCAAATTAGTGCTGGGCGCGCGTTATAAGCCCGGTGATTATGCGCTTGAATTGATTGCATCCCACGCAGCCGCACGCAACAACCCGGATGACGAGCTGCTTTCCACTCATGCTTACACCACCCTTGATCTGCTTGCAGAATGGGATATTAATAAACATTGGCAACTACAAGGCGGTGTATTCAACCTAACCAATGAAGCCTACCTTCATTGGTCAGACGTAAGAAACCAACCCAAAACCAGCAGCTCGAATGACGCCTTTACCCAACCAGGGAGAAGTCTAAAAGTCAGCCTAACAACACGTTTCTGA
- a CDS encoding Eco57I restriction-modification methylase domain-containing protein → MYQQSLIEPKDDMISLQSAFLRSKSAQDRKTLGQFFTSPVVADYMASMLHKPKGKIISILDAGAGTGVLTAATSVQLLGLGCKAVHAVLYELDSLVIAHLNQTMKDIEHFYQSKSVKFTFEIRNSDFVLDRPDKKESFDVSVINPPYFKYNVKTSPYAKAVSDLYSGDPNIYASFMAIVASSLNEGGQMVAITPRSFTNGLYFKSFRDYLLNVTAIESIHIFKHRDRVFKNDADKVLQENIICKFVKAANYEAVEVRASDCDSNLTSATIQNYPVDLIVDPSNDQRLIRIPESLTEANLLKQAEQLESTFTDSGYFISTGPVVEHRTRNFIVSADSQNNTIPLYRPHNVTPYAALWTGENKKDVRFELQAQHEKHTLNNKNYVLLKRFSSKDEKRRLVSGVYLSKYFDDLEFIGFGNKVNYIGVRSGELTKKEAYGLCAIFNGSFFDRYFRCISGNTQVNATEIRVMRFPTRDQVKDIGEEVLKLNVFDADQNNIIVNRVLKIKETV, encoded by the coding sequence TTGTATCAACAGTCATTAATTGAGCCCAAAGATGACATGATTAGTCTTCAGAGTGCGTTTTTACGCAGCAAATCTGCGCAAGATCGAAAAACATTAGGGCAATTTTTCACTAGTCCAGTTGTCGCCGACTATATGGCTTCAATGCTACACAAGCCCAAAGGAAAGATAATAAGTATTCTTGATGCTGGTGCAGGAACCGGTGTTTTGACTGCTGCTACTTCCGTGCAACTCTTAGGACTAGGTTGCAAAGCTGTTCATGCGGTTTTGTATGAACTCGATTCTTTAGTTATCGCGCATCTAAACCAGACAATGAAGGACATTGAACACTTTTACCAGTCCAAGAGTGTTAAATTCACTTTCGAGATAAGAAATAGTGATTTTGTGCTTGATCGGCCGGACAAGAAAGAATCCTTTGATGTATCGGTAATCAATCCGCCTTACTTCAAATACAACGTTAAAACCTCACCTTATGCAAAAGCCGTTAGTGACTTGTATAGTGGTGATCCGAATATATACGCTTCATTCATGGCTATTGTTGCTTCCAGCCTAAATGAAGGCGGTCAAATGGTAGCAATTACACCCCGTAGCTTTACCAATGGTCTTTACTTCAAAAGCTTCAGAGATTACCTGTTAAATGTCACTGCAATTGAATCAATCCATATTTTCAAACATCGTGACCGCGTTTTTAAAAATGATGCTGATAAGGTTTTACAAGAAAATATTATTTGCAAATTCGTGAAAGCCGCGAATTATGAAGCTGTTGAAGTTCGAGCTAGTGACTGTGATTCAAATCTGACAAGTGCAACAATTCAAAACTATCCAGTTGATTTGATCGTTGACCCATCCAACGATCAAAGATTGATAAGAATTCCTGAATCACTCACAGAAGCCAACCTTTTAAAACAGGCTGAACAACTAGAATCAACATTCACAGATTCAGGCTACTTCATTTCAACCGGTCCAGTAGTTGAGCATAGAACACGGAACTTCATAGTTTCAGCAGACAGTCAAAACAACACCATACCACTGTATAGACCGCACAATGTTACGCCCTATGCCGCGCTGTGGACTGGTGAGAATAAAAAAGATGTTCGCTTTGAACTACAGGCACAACACGAAAAGCACACATTAAACAATAAAAACTATGTGCTTCTAAAGCGGTTTTCCTCCAAAGATGAAAAGCGCCGCCTAGTGTCCGGTGTGTATCTATCAAAGTATTTTGATGACCTTGAATTCATTGGGTTTGGAAACAAGGTCAATTACATCGGTGTGAGATCCGGCGAACTGACTAAAAAAGAAGCTTATGGTTTGTGCGCTATTTTCAATGGTTCATTCTTTGACCGTTACTTTAGATGTATATCTGGCAACACCCAAGTAAACGCAACTGAAATAAGGGTTATGAGGTTTCCAACACGTGACCAAGTTAAAGATATTGGCGAAGAGGTATTGAAGCTCAATGTCTTTGATGCAGACCAGAACAATATTATTGTAAACAGAGTTTTAAAGATCAAAGAAACCGTGTAA
- a CDS encoding GGDEF domain-containing protein, with protein MKTIINKQIHWILVAGVFAPLLLAIAVSLLLPSILWPNPVLHALIEGAGVILYLSLGVYITTLVKTDSLPIRFYWPVASFLAMGVIAIFHGSSEPGNTFVGLHSIGVLVGGLLMAMIALPSRLQHKTLLTYLPWFGLGIGFSISLAMVMMDQRFPSMLIEEGVFSETAIILNTLGAVGFLIATLHLLFYKHSKFSHWALALLTLLFSVSAVLFEYSSLWDATWWLWHFLRFLALSLLLAYFFYWFYKQAEEAKDQAEKLETLAFRDSLTKLPNRALFYQQFDLELKKAARNKQTLALLFIDLDRFKQVNDSLGHDVGDQLLVQVAQRLNDCLRQADLLARMGGDEFTVILNGDQDQQRAGKVAEHILQAITPPYLIHEHRLEIGASIGIAFYPQDHTDLHDLMRLADSAMYQAKAAGRNTYRFYQAD; from the coding sequence TTGAAGACAATTATTAACAAACAGATTCATTGGATCCTTGTTGCCGGTGTATTTGCGCCGTTACTACTAGCAATAGCGGTAAGTTTATTGTTACCAAGTATCCTTTGGCCCAATCCGGTCTTACATGCTCTAATTGAGGGCGCAGGTGTAATTTTATACCTGAGCCTTGGAGTGTATATCACCACACTGGTCAAAACAGATTCTTTACCTATCCGCTTTTATTGGCCCGTAGCGAGCTTTCTCGCCATGGGAGTTATTGCTATTTTTCATGGTAGCAGTGAACCAGGCAATACGTTTGTCGGTCTTCACAGTATTGGCGTGCTTGTCGGTGGTTTGCTGATGGCCATGATTGCATTACCATCGCGCCTGCAACACAAAACCTTGTTAACATACCTGCCATGGTTTGGTTTAGGCATAGGTTTTTCAATCAGCCTAGCCATGGTGATGATGGATCAACGCTTTCCAAGCATGCTGATTGAAGAAGGCGTGTTTAGTGAAACTGCGATCATCCTAAATACACTTGGCGCTGTTGGCTTTCTTATAGCAACCCTTCATCTCCTTTTCTACAAACATAGCAAGTTTTCCCATTGGGCGCTCGCACTATTAACGCTGCTTTTCTCTGTGTCTGCTGTTTTATTTGAATATTCAAGCCTATGGGATGCCACCTGGTGGCTGTGGCACTTTTTAAGATTTTTGGCATTGAGTTTGTTGTTAGCCTATTTTTTTTATTGGTTTTACAAACAAGCTGAAGAGGCCAAAGACCAAGCCGAAAAACTCGAAACCCTAGCATTCCGTGACAGCCTGACAAAACTGCCAAATCGCGCCTTGTTTTATCAACAGTTTGATTTGGAGCTTAAAAAAGCGGCACGCAACAAACAAACCCTGGCCTTGTTATTTATTGATTTAGATAGATTTAAGCAGGTCAATGACTCGCTCGGTCACGATGTTGGCGATCAACTTTTAGTTCAAGTCGCTCAACGTCTGAATGATTGTTTGCGCCAGGCCGATTTGCTAGCGCGCATGGGCGGTGACGAGTTCACCGTGATTTTGAATGGTGATCAGGATCAACAGCGCGCAGGCAAAGTGGCTGAGCATATTTTGCAAGCCATTACCCCGCCCTACCTGATTCACGAGCACAGGCTGGAAATTGGTGCCAGTATCGGCATCGCCTTTTATCCACAAGACCACACCGACCTGCATGATTTAATGAGACTGGCAGACAGCGCCATGTATCAAGCCAAAGCCGCTGGACGCAATACCTATCGCTTTTATCAAGCTGATTAA